CCAAATTacactctctttttttttttaattttaaagaaCCTTTTATTTTTCCTCCTCCAAGGAGAAGAATGACATGAATTCTTacgcaaaagtaagcaaagatGGCTTTTGTTACATTGTTGGCTTCTCTAACATAtgtctctgtgtgtgtgtgtttagcCCCCTCTGTGAACCAATTAAATTAGTCCCAAATGTTCCAACTAAACCAAATGTTGTTCCTAAATTGTTTATCGGCGAAAATGATCCGTAGTATTTTCTCTTAAACAATTGTAGTCCTTCAGGTGTTCAATTTCAGCCATTTTGGTCtaaatgtttttaaaaaaattagtaaaactcATAATAAAGCTTAAAAAACATTTATTAGAATTATAGAATGGTTACAAAAAttgtgaaaagccacaaaatgcaaaatagaGGTCATATCCTTTGTTTTACATAGTTTTTGTGCATCGAGCAATAGAGCATTGAGTAGTAAATTTTACACCTTTCAAGTAAAACAATATAAACTTACAACTCGTATACTATTGTATTACTTGCACCATAAAAATAATGGAAACCAAAATTTTACAACTAATTTTTGTAATGATTACGTACAAAAATATGTTGCTTAATGAATGATTATATTTAAGTATAGAAAATAACTAAATGGAGGTCATACACACTTAAAACAGCACCGGATTTGTTCAATTAGCAAATTATTAggtatatatctattttttttaatttggtaaaaaattGGATAGTTTACACTTATATTATATCTTACCGAGTTTCTATGGTTTCCCATTATTTGTTCGTAAGTGTTATAGTTGTTCTAAATTTTTACGTATTTTGTAAACCATTAAtaaattttcttacattttatgGATATTGAGGACAATTTGTCGAAAATTATATACTTTAGGACAACATTGGTTTAGATTAAAACATAAGAAACTGAGTTATCCAAAATTGATTACCTTAaaacttcttttgttttggctTAAGGTTGCCCAAGCACTGAAGACTGAAGATTTATCTCGCCCTATTTCATTCATTCCAATGAATTTGATTAAACTTTTACTACACCGAGTCTGGAACCTTCAAGGATGgcttaagaaaaatttttgagtttGCAGGATGGCTGTTGATGCCGCACTTGGTGGGTCATCTCTAACATTTGCATATGCGGTTCTCAAAGATTTATGGGTGTACATGAAGCACAGGAGAAAACACGTGAAAGATTTACTCGACAATCTTAAATATCTTGGAGATGAAGCGGGTATTCTTTATGCCCGTTGGCATGACAATGAAGAAGATATCGATCGTCGAGCAGCCTCCATACAGAGAAGTCGACAACATGAAGCGTGGAAGAAGGTAGTATCCCAGTTGTTGGATGATTATAGTAAGATAATTGCGAAGTACAGAAAGATGACAGGAGCAACTGGAAACCAAAGGCGCCAGGAAGCGGAAGGTTCGAACAAAGCGGATGTGGATGAGAGCAGCACAAATGCACCGATCCATGAATTGCCGGATATTTCCCACTTAGGGAAGCACAAATTATGGACCCGAAAGTTCTTCAAGCTTGCAAGGCTCGATAAAGACGTTATGAAGCTAAGGGATAAATTTGCTTCAGCCCGAAAAGACATACCACTTGCGAATTTAACACGTCCAGTGAAGCCAAAAGCTGCTATAAGAATGGAAGATGCCAAAGACCTAGATGTTGCGCCTTCACATCAAAACAAACTTGATGAACTCCTTCGTGAACTGCTGCCCTGTGGAGTTGAGGCAGAAGCAGAACCAGAGGCAGAAGCAGAAGCAGaagcaaaagcaaaattgaAGAGGATTGCTATCTGTGGAGAAGCGCAAGTTGGAAAAACAAATATCATGAAGAACTTGAATAACTGGTTTGATTCATGCCCTCCTTCAGCGAAACTCGACTACGTCATTTGGGTGACTGTTCCAACTAATCTGCACGAGAAAGAGGATGTCATCAAAACCATACAAGAGAGTATTCTTCGGCGTTTGGAGTTAACTGAGCAgattagtgcaattgataagAATAAAGATACAATATGTACAGAATTACGTGAAAAATCATATTTGCTGCTTTTTGAGGGGTtttcttcatcaattcaacTTGGGAAGATTGGAGTCTCCGAAGAACATAAGCACGTGATAGTCGTGATTGAAACTACATATCCAGTTTTGCTGAGGAGTTTTGGTTTCGACCAAAAAATCAAAGTAGAGAAGTTACCACACAATGATTCGAGGAAATTGTTTGATAAGATCATGGAAGATGAAAAACTAAGTAAAGAGTGCTATGATCTGGTTGGGCTGATTCCTAAAGAGCTTAGCGGGCTTCCAGGGGTGATCTCATTCATTGCGATGTTGCTAAAAAGCAAAATGGATGCAGAATTTTGGGGAACTATAAAAGACAAATTAACAGCAGATGTTGGTGAATCTGAAGATCTGGGACTAGGAGGATTATTTAAGGCTTTTGAGATAGCTTATGAAGGCTTGAAAGAGGATCGCTGCAAAAGTTGCCTACTTTATGCAGCATTGTTTCCGAAAGAATTCACAATTCCCATTAATGTTTTAGTCGAATGTTGGAAAGCTAAAGATTTTCTATGCTGTCCTATTCCTACATTCCTTAAGGCGCGAGGAGATGGAATTTACGTACTGCATAAGCTGACTGAGCTCTCTCTCTTAGAGAACTGTTCTGAACAGTACGTTAAGATGCCAATACTCTTCAGAAGATTTGCAATTCGTACATCTTTCCCTGGGGAAGAAGTTGGAACATCCTATGTCAGGTCCGGCCCAGAGATAGACGGAAACCTAACAGATGAAGAATGGGAGAAGGCCAGAAGGGTGTCTTTGATAGGAAGCAGATTAGAGAAATTACCTGTGAGCCCGATATGTGAGGGGATATCAACACTATTTCTGCAACATAACCCAAACTTGAGAATCATTGGGGAAACGTTCTTCACAAGTATGAAGAAACTTCGAGTTTTGGACCTGCACAGCACCGGAATACAATTGTTGCCACCCTCTATCTCCTCCTTGACTGCGCTTCGGAGTTTATACCTCAACAATTGTGATGGCTTAACTAAGCTCCCACCTAAAATAGTGAAACTCACGAAACTCGAAGTTCTTGATATTCGAGACACCTCAATCCATTTTTTACCGAAAGAAGTCAGCAGTTTGGTTGGGCTAAGGTGCTTAAGATTTTCATTTGCCCCACCAAAGCCAAGATTGTGGGAACGTATTGTGCGGTGCCCAAATTATTCCACAACAGGGAGAAGGGTAATATTTCCCCCCGGAGCAGCTGATCAGCTTAGTAAGCTCGAGGAGATGACTATTGTCTTAGTAAATGGAAGCAGTGATTGCATTGTTGATCAAATAGAAGCAGAGGTGCTTGAATTTAAGAACAAAAATAATCAGTTTAAGTTAATTCTTCACAAGCCGTCCCAATCACTGGACCAACGGAATCTCGTCCAACTGAGGGGAGAGGGAACAACCCTTCCGAATCAAAGTGTTCCTGCAAGTCATGTTCATGATCCAACAACAGGAAACCAGTCTCCGAGATCAGATAACGAGGTAAGCCTTTCCTACCTGATGTGTTGTACCTTTCAAACAACAAAAGGGGGCAGGATTACTTATCTTACcatgaaaatatttcttgatttttataaATTGGTTTCATATTTGAAAATATGCTTATTTTTTAACCCTTTCCAAATATTCTTTAAAAACTGCATTCTTTTCAAGGTTGACTTTTTACTTAATGTTTAAGTCCGTCTTAGTACAATGTAAAGGTAATTAAACTAAACTATTTCTGATCGAAATACCGGATTTGTCTGGTTTTTCTCCCATTGAGAGGTGGAGGAGGTTTGACCGGAAGAGTTCTAgagaaaaaaagatagaaaatgAGTTATAGGGAGGGAAGGAGGAGGCAGgtcttttatggatttttaacTTGTATGAGAATTTCCTGAACTTTTACTGTGAAATATGTGATGGTACAAACAAGTGGACTAAGAAACCAAAGCAATTGAATGTATAATCTTAACAATTCCACCAGTTTTCTAAtttggaaaagcaaggaaaatattGAGTCCATATCCACTAAGTGCAAGAACGAAAAACAGACTTATTCATTTTGTACTTGAAGGTAAATGTGCATAATATTTTGATCTTAAGATGTATCCAATCTTATAAGTGGAGTTAACATCATTATCTCAACGAAATTGGATCGACAGAggaattttggtttaaaaacaATGACGAACGGGTCTGGGGAGGTGGAGAGGGACAGGATGAATGCCCTGCAATGAGCATAAGAGGAGCGGAGTATCAACATGGAGGGATGGAGTATTatcaataaaaggaaaatagagAAGAATGAACAACGACGAGGAGAGAGGCAACTAGAAGGAAAAGTTTGAAGTAACGATCGTTATGGTAATGAAACTATTTTTACCTGATATGACAGGCAAAAACATTTTTAATGTTCATTTGATTACTTGTTAGACCGGTCacctaaataaaataatatctaAATATTTGATTAGTAAGTTTCGCAttaaaaatagtaagttaacctGATAAATTAGTGACTTTTATGTCTCAAAAAATAAATcgaaataaatatgaaacttacattttaaaaaaaaattaaattcctACTCTATATTCAAAACTTACTTTTTGGAGAGTAAGTTAAGTTCAAGttatagtaagtttttatagattaatagtaaatcttattgataaaatagtaaatttggttaatggtcaaaacttactagtttgtggcataaatttactattttacttaaaaaacttatatgaaacaagtattaagaagtttatttgaaataatgctaagattttttattaatgattgaaacttAGTATTATAGTTAGTAATTACTCGTAACGTAAATGTATGATACATGATTGTCTgtatcatttataaatgttattTGATTTAAGCATTTTAAATATACTTTGAAAACTATTTCTTTCAGATGACtttataaaatatgtaagaaTAATTTTTCATATTACAAATTCTGAATTATTATTGAATTTGTGAAAGGTTAGAAAGTTTGGAtgacaataacaacaaatctttcGAGTTATATATAGAATAGCACTTATCTATAAATCACAATTTCCATATATTAATACCTATGAATTTAATAAAATggtaaagttttaataaatttattttctgggtcacaagtataaaagttaaAATTGTATTAATGTAGCATAATCttcaaaaattataataaatttacCCATATATTAAGTTCCGAGACCTTCAAATATATTTTGTATCATTTTCATTATGGATTTGTATGcatattatttttatcaaacttatttttttattgGCAAATGGTATGTAAATTGTTATAACCAAAATTTTTATAGGTGAATGATATGTAAACTGCTAAAATTGTCAATTCATATATGACTAAATCTTACTGCTTATGGCATATATTAGTATGATAGACTAAAAAATTACCGTAATCAAGTGTACGTTGATTGTTGATTAAAAATTTGCACCATTGTCCCTATTTCCGTTATTACTAGTACAAGTTTTTCTAATCAAACTAAAACAAATTcaaatatcttttccttttgtatgcAGTAGTTATGTTcagtaaaaaattattaatccATTTTTACATTACAAAATTTCTAATGAAATTAGTAACATTTTCTAAATATATTGgaataatttgtaaaatatatatattttttgccaATATAATCGAAAGAAGTTTGCACTATTAAAACACAAATGGAAAGAAAGGACGATGGCATAAGTATAAATGTGAGCAACTACATACGTATCACACCATGAGTTTAGGTATGATTTGTTAAAACATTAGTAATTTATTCGTTGGTGGATATACAATGCATATTATTTTTCTACAAATGGAAATACAATTTAGCATATACTAATTATCCGTTAACAGAATTTGTAGTCTGAACACAATCAATTTAGCtcatatttcatttgtttagttatcatttattttgttaCTTATGTTGAATATTTACATTTGAATAGAGTATCGCTATTAGAACTTCAATTATTCTTAATGACACTAATTTTGAACTGATAAAAGTTGGTCTAGACAATTAAGTGTCAATGACAACAATTGCTAAAATatagttttttaaatttttttgaaaaatgacaaTCTATGTCccaaaaaattacacttttattttttgaaagtaTCAATTTGTTTattcaatttaaaataattttataataaaaaatgttaCTCCTCAAACTAGTTGCTTAATTCACATCTATGTGTGTACTAGTGTCGGATGGATAATTAAAATAGGAAATTCAGGAATATAATAAGCAGTAGAAAGGAACTAGTTGATGTGTGAGAAGGAAACATAGAGATGTGTGAGAAggtttattaaataatatacaaaatttacgTATTTTTCTTGGTATATAAATATACGTTTTATTAAGTTGTTATCTTCTTGAACTATACATGTTCTTGCAGATATTTGTGCCAATAAATGAAGACAATCAACATTGGTATTGCATACAAGTTGACTTTGTAAAAAAGAAGGTGTACATATTGGATTCGTTACCTAATTCAACAAAGCAACGAGGTGTTATGGTTAGGAAGTTAGTAAGTATCCTTTTTAAGTTGTGTAGTAAATAATGATATGGATATTTTGTATTACAATAaggattttattttttgataatAGGTGCAAGTTCTTGATACTGTGCTACAACATAAATTTGGAGATAAGTACAAGTTTCAGGCATCGTCATTTGAATTTGACGAATCTCCTAACATTCCTAAACAGTCAAACAGGTAATTTTCGTTAATTTTGCTATTTTTCATGCAGACATTTTGGAATCTCATCTTTTATTTATCGTAATGATTGATTTACATGCAGTGATGATTGTGGTGTGTATGTTATTAATTTCATGAAGGTGTCTGAAGTAGAACGAATGAGTTCAATCAGGGTATATTCTAAATTTATGAAGTTTTTTTTGTAGTGAATAATTTTAGATGTCATTGTAACTGTTATCTTCACTTGCATGGTTAACTCACTAATTCTATTATGGTGTCATGAACTTTCAGTTTGAATCAGAGGCTGAACGTTTTAACATTGCAATGGAATTGATCCTACACCCTAAGAACGCGTGCGGATTTCTTCCACAAGATCATTTGTAGAGAAGATGAAAAATATAAGTATTCATAGTTGGGAAAAATTCTTATTTATGTTTGCTATTTCTAGCTGAATAACAAGTACTCAATAAGGCAGATGATGTGTGCGAGTTTTGTTGTCACTTAATTTTATGGTCCCTTAATTTTGTTATGTAGGCAAAGTTGCCAAGGACTTCAGTCAAAGTTCCACTACTTGGTAGTAAACTCAAAGTGCTCCTTTTAGTTTTGTCCAACAAATTTCACATGCTTTTGTAATCAATAGTATGAGAAAAAGGAATCATCCAAGAAGTTATATTCATCCATCTTCAGTAACTTTTTGGTTTTATAAGTGATCCTAAACAATGACAAGAAGAGCCAATAATAACTTGgtcatttttgttttagctAAATATAGGCACTATGCTTCAATTTGATTCACTACATATTATTAAAGATACAAACGAGCTTAAATAGTTTCCTCAAGGAAGAAGAGTATAGAAATTCCTCTAACCAACAACATGATCCTTTATCTCCATTTCAACGTAGTTTGATTCTGCAGATATGCTTCAATCTAGCCACAGGCTATTTTACTTCGATTTACTAGTTGATCATTTCAGTAGCATATTTACATGCCTAGTGCCTCCCACTAAAACTTCTGATCTTCTTGGGATACGCTCTAAAACTTCTGATCTTCTTCATGCAACATATTTTAGTCTTAGTACCTTCCAATAGAAAATCTTCCCTCTACCATTAAACATTAATTTAAGTGGAACCTATTCATTAAGTACATCACCTAATCCCTTGTGAACCAATGTTAAGCATAATAACTAAACCAATAGTGGTTTGCATGTTTagcttcattttgatttctagtATTGTACTAGGCTAACTAGAATTGGTATTTCTTCAATTTATCTTGCCTTTGACATCTGAAACAAGAGAGTAAGTTCTATGTTAAATGTTGATACAAAGGCCCAGTTGGTTGCCAATTATCGAACCAGAAAAATTCTCGCTGCCATTTCCCACCATTTTCTTAATGAGAGGCTGGGCTAAAACTCTTTAAGTTTCAGAATCTTTTTCCAAGACCAGAGCAGTCACCAGGCACACACAACCCCCAGTTGCATGTGTGCCTAGTGACTTTATAGTCCTAAATTAATTGATGAGTTTAGGATCATACTTACCCTAGTTGCACTTTATATTCCTAAATTAATTGATGGGCACTATCGCCTACGAAAACTATTAAGTGAGACTCCAAATTacactctctttttttttttaattttaaagaaCCTTTTATTTTTCCTCCTCCAAGGGGAAGAATGACATGAATTCTTacgcaaaagtaagcaaagatGGCTTTTGTTACATTGTTGGCTTCTCTAACATAtgtctctgtgtgtgtgtgtttagcCCCCTCTGTGAACTAATTAAATTAGTCCCAAATGTTCCAACTAAACCAAATGTTGTTCCTAAACTGTTTATCGGCGAAAATGATCCGTGGTATTTTCTCTTAAACAATTGTAGTCCTTCAGGTGTTCAATTTCAGCCATTTTGGTCtaaatgtttttaaaaaaattagtaaaactcATAATAAAGCTTAAAAAACATTTATTAGAATTATAGAATGGTTACAAAAAttgtgaaaagccacaaaatgaaaaatagagGTCATATCCTTTGTTTTACATAGTTTTTGTGCATCGAGCAATAGAGCATTGAGTAGTAAATTTTACACCTTTCAAGTAAAACAATATAAACTTACAACTCGTATACTATTGTATTACTTGCACCATAAAAATAATGGAAACCAAAATTTTACAACTAATTTTTGTAATGATTACGTACAAAAATATGTTGCTTAATGAATGATTATATTTAAGTATAGAAAATAACTAAATGGAGGTCATACACACTTAAAACAGCACCGGATTTGTTCAATTAGCAAATTATTAggtatatatctattttttttaatttggtaaaaaattGGATAGTTTACACTTATATTATATCTTACCGAGTTTCTATGGTTTCCCATTATTTGTTCGTAAGTGTTATAGTTGTTCTAAATTTTTACGTATTTTGTAAACCATTAAtaaattttcttacattttatgGACATTGAGGATAATTTGTC
This region of Coffea arabica cultivar ET-39 chromosome 3c, Coffea Arabica ET-39 HiFi, whole genome shotgun sequence genomic DNA includes:
- the LOC140037709 gene encoding uncharacterized protein isoform X4; this translates as MSNHHPSRMAVDAALGGSSLTFAYAVLKDLWVYMKHRRKHVKDLLDNLKYLGDEAGILYARWHDNEEDIDRRAASIQRSRQHEAWKKVVSQLLDDYSKIIAKYRKMTGATGNQRRQEAEGSNKADVDESSTNAPIHELPDISHLGKHKLWTRKFFKLARLDKDVMKLRDKFASARKDIPLANLTRPVKPKAAIRMEDAKDLDVAPSHQNKLDELLRELLPCGVEAEAEPEAEAEAEAKAKLKRIAICGEAQVGKTNIMKNLNNWFDSCPPSAKLDYVIWVTVPTNLHEKEDVIKTIQESILRRLELTEQISAIDKNKDTICTELREKSYLLLFEGFSSSIQLGKIGVSEEHKHVIVVIETTYPVLLRSFGFDQKIKVEKLPHNDSRKLFDKIMEDEKLSKECYDLVGLIPKELSGLPGVISFIAMLLKSKMDAEFWGTIKDKLTADVGESEDLGLGGLFKAFEIAYEGLKEDRCKSCLLYAALFPKEFTIPINVLVECWKAKDFLCCPIPTFLKARGDGIYVLHKLTELSLLENCSEQYVKMPILFRRFAIRTSFPGEEVGTSYVRSGPEIDGNLTDEEWEKARRVSLIGSRLEKLPVSPICEGISTLFLQHNPNLRIIGETFFTSMKKLRVLDLHSTGIQLLPPSISSLTALRSLYLNNCDGLTKLPPKIVKLTKLEVLDIRDTSIHFLPKEVSSLVGLRCLRFSFAPPKPRLWERIVRCPNYSTTGRRVIFPPGAADQLSKLEEMTIVLVNGSSDCIVDQIEAEVLEFKNKNNQFKLILHKPSQSLDQRNLVQLRGEGTTLPNQSVPASHVHDPTTGNQSPRSDNEIFVPINEDNQHWYCIQVDFVKKKVYILDSLPNSTKQRGVMVRKLVQVLDTVLQHKFGDKYKFQASSFEFDESPNIPKQSNRMAVDAALGGSSLTFAYAVLKDLWVYMKHRRKHVKDLLDNLKYLGDEAGILYARWHDNEEDIDRRAASIQRSRQHEAWKKVVSRLLDDYSKIIAKYRKMTGATGNQRRQEAEGSNKADVDESSTNAPIHELPDISHLGKHKLWTRKFFKLARLDKDVMKLRDKFASARKDIPLANLTRPVKPKAAIRMEDAKDLDVAPSHQNKLDELLRELLPCGVEAEAEPEAEAEAEAKAKLKRIAICGEAQVGKTNIMKNLNNWFDSCPPSAKLDYVIWVTVPTNLHEKEDVIKTIQESILRRLELTEQISAIDKNKDTICTELREKSYLLLFEGFSSSIQLGKIGVSEEHKHVIVVIETTYPVLLRSFGFDQKIKVEKLPHNDSRKLFDKIMEDEKLSKECYDLVGLIPKELSGLPGVISFIAMLLKSKIDAEFWGTIKDKLTADVGESEDLGLGGLFKAFEIAYEGLKEDRCKSCLLYAALFPKEFTIPINVLVECWKAKDFLCCPIPTFLKARGDGIYVLHKLTELSLLENCSEQYVKMPILFRRFAIRTSFPGEEVGTSYVRSGPEIDGNLTDEEWEKARRVSLIGSRLEKLPVSPICEGISTLFLQHNPNLRIIGETFFTSMKKLRVLDLHSTGIQLLPPSISSLTALRSLYLNNCDGLTKLPPKIVKLTKLEVLDIRDTSIHFLPKEVSSLVGLRCLRFSFAPPKPRLWERIVRCPNYSTTGRRVIFPPGAADQLSKLEEMTIVLVNGSSDCIVDQIEAEVLEFKNKNNQFKLILHKPSQSLDQRNLVQLRGEGTTLPNQSVPASHVHDPTTGNQSPRSDNEQKQRISAHAIQLENDKLVGQERMLGEEYLLQQFPNDKARILDYIFNEKYNQRIPIVHIGQEFASRSHLACLKP
- the LOC140037709 gene encoding uncharacterized protein isoform X5 is translated as MAVDAALGGSSLTFAYAVLKDLWVYMKHRRKHVKDLLDNLKYLGDEAGILYARWHDNEEDIDRRAASIQRSRQHEAWKKVVSQLLDDYSKIIAKYRKMTGATGNQRRQEAEGSNKADVDESSTNAPIHELPDISHLGKHKLWTRKFFKLARLDKDVMKLRDKFASARKDIPLANLTRPVKPKAAIRMEDAKDLDVAPSHQNKLDELLRELLPCGVEAEAEPEAEAEAEAKAKLKRIAICGEAQVGKTNIMKNLNNWFDSCPPSAKLDYVIWVTVPTNLHEKEDVIKTIQESILRRLELTEQISAIDKNKDTICTELREKSYLLLFEGFSSSIQLGKIGVSEEHKHVIVVIETTYPVLLRSFGFDQKIKVEKLPHNDSRKLFDKIMEDEKLSKECYDLVGLIPKELSGLPGVISFIAMLLKSKMDAEFWGTIKDKLTADVGESEDLGLGGLFKAFEIAYEGLKEDRCKSCLLYAALFPKEFTIPINVLVECWKAKDFLCCPIPTFLKARGDGIYVLHKLTELSLLENCSEQYVKMPILFRRFAIRTSFPGEEVGTSYVRSGPEIDGNLTDEEWEKARRVSLIGSRLEKLPVSPICEGISTLFLQHNPNLRIIGETFFTSMKKLRVLDLHSTGIQLLPPSISSLTALRSLYLNNCDGLTKLPPKIVKLTKLEVLDIRDTSIHFLPKEVSSLVGLRCLRFSFAPPKPRLWERIVRCPNYSTTGRRVIFPPGAADQLSKLEEMTIVLVNGSSDCIVDQIEAEVLEFKNKNNQFKLILHKPSQSLDQRNLVQLRGEGTTLPNQSVPASHVHDPTTGNQSPRSDNEIFVPINEDNQHWYCIQVDFVKKKVYILDSLPNSTKQRGVMVRKLVQVLDTVLQHKFGDKYKFQASSFEFDESPNIPKQSNRMAVDAALGGSSLTFAYAVLKDLWVYMKHRRKHVKDLLDNLKYLGDEAGILYARWHDNEEDIDRRAASIQRSRQHEAWKKVVSRLLDDYSKIIAKYRKMTGATGNQRRQEAEGSNKADVDESSTNAPIHELPDISHLGKHKLWTRKFFKLARLDKDVMKLRDKFASARKDIPLANLTRPVKPKAAIRMEDAKDLDVAPSHQNKLDELLRELLPCGVEAEAEPEAEAEAEAKAKLKRIAICGEAQVGKTNIMKNLNNWFDSCPPSAKLDYVIWVTVPTNLHEKEDVIKTIQESILRRLELTEQISAIDKNKDTICTELREKSYLLLFEGFSSSIQLGKIGVSEEHKHVIVVIETTYPVLLRSFGFDQKIKVEKLPHNDSRKLFDKIMEDEKLSKECYDLVGLIPKELSGLPGVISFIAMLLKSKIDAEFWGTIKDKLTADVGESEDLGLGGLFKAFEIAYEGLKEDRCKSCLLYAALFPKEFTIPINVLVECWKAKDFLCCPIPTFLKARGDGIYVLHKLTELSLLENCSEQYVKMPILFRRFAIRTSFPGEEVGTSYVRSGPEIDGNLTDEEWEKARRVSLIGSRLEKLPVSPICEGISTLFLQHNPNLRIIGETFFTSMKKLRVLDLHSTGIQLLPPSISSLTALRSLYLNNCDGLTKLPPKIVKLTKLEVLDIRDTSIHFLPKEVSSLVGLRCLRFSFAPPKPRLWERIVRCPNYSTTGRRVIFPPGAADQLSKLEEMTIVLVNGSSDCIVDQIEAEVLEFKNKNNQFKLILHKPSQSLDQRNLVQLRGEGTTLPNQSVPASHVHDPTTGNQSPRSDNEQKQRISAHAIQLENDKLVGQERMLGEEYLLQQFPNDKARILDYIFNEKYNQRIPIVHIGQEFASRSHLACLKP